GAAAAAACATAACAGGTAAGTACATgaagacaaacacatttaagaTAAATGCCATTATATGATAAAATTTGCTCACAGGTGAAGGAGACAGGACTTCATCCTTTAGTTTCCATTGGCCCTGGACTTCATCAGTAGAGAGTTCCACTTCAAAGCGAGCCGTCTCACCATCAAACAGCTCAACGCCATACATGGGACGAACCACTTTGATGTCACGACCTGAAATTAAAAAGGAAGATTAACAAACACTTCTTTCTAGCAATCAACCTTTGCATGTTATGAATATAACCTTGAATACTAACCTTCGATGGTCATGGTCGCAGTGGTCTTGTCTGATCCACAGTCACAAACAAAAATTCCTTTGTCCTTTTGTTCGATTTTCTTAATGTTAAGGGTTCTTCGCAAGCCATCGGTCTTTATAATGATCATCTTGGAGGCTTTAATTTCGATTTCATTGTGGAACCATTTCACGGGTACATCTCTGCTCAGCTCGCAGTTAAGCGTGACTTCGTCTTTCTCAACAGCGGTGAAATCTTGCAGTTTCTCAGTGAAATATGCATCTCCCTCTGTAAAAACAAGTTATTGTGTTAAAACTGCCCAGAAGGTAAAATGTAACGGGAACTAGTCCTTTACAAGGAGTCCTGCTGTGGAGCAAAAGTGAGACTACACTTGCACATTAAACTGTTTACGACTAAAATATAATAAAGGAAAATTTACCTATTACCAGCAGCTTAGCCGTTGTCGATATTCCTTTAGCTTCTGCTTTAATTTGGCAAGTATCATCTAGAGTTACCTCCTTAATTTCTAAGGTATGTTTCTTTCCCACCACACCAGTCAACACGGTTCTGCTCGGatgcaattttatttcatttttataccATGTGACAGAGACATTCTCGTGAGAAAGTTCGAGGTCAAACAGAGCGGTTTGACCTTCCTTCACAGTTTGGTCCTTTAATGCTGAGATGAAGTTCAGCCTCATACCTATGACATTTGTGTAGTGCATAACAAATTGACTGGGGGCGCATTAAACGAATTTATTACAATATGAGCTGTCACTCCACACAGTATTATGTAAGTTTATTAGCacgtgttatttatttatttatttgtcatttatatgtattaaatacagtagtttatttgTTAGACTAATCATTAATAAACACCCGAGTTAATTGTTGTGAAAAACAATTTGTTCACGACTTCACCAACCAAGATGATAACCAAAGACTTACCCTCTACCATTAGGTTGGCTTTTGACGATTTGCCCATGACCTCAATACTGTATTCCCCCTCATCCTCAAATTCACAGTTATTTATAATCAACATGTGTTTCATTCCATCGTCAATGATTTCGTACTTATTTCCTTGCGTAATGATATCAGAACCCTTTAACCAAATCACTTTAGGCACATCCTTAGTGATAAGGCACTCAAACTTTGCCTGTTTCTTTTCATGCACTGTAACATCCTTCAAAGGGACTGTGAAGTCCATATCAATCTCTGGTAGGTGTGAATGAACAGCGTCCATAGTGTCATTCCTATGCATTTGTATATTTGAACTGCACTTAATAATAAATCATCCATTGTTCTCTTACCTTTTACTATGAGCATAGCACTTGTCACAGCGTTCAGAGCTTGGTATGAAACTTCACCAGCCTGGTCAAGCTGCACATTTTTGATAGTAAGGAATCGCTTTGTTCCCTCGGCTTTGATGTCACACGtctgaaataaacaaaaaagatacATCGGGATTGTAAAACATCAGATATAGTCACATTGCACCACCTTTGAAAAGCTAAGCTTTAACACAGatatttactctttttttaatgttaaaagcTTGCTTAGTTAACTACAATTGCCAAaagagtgccgcagggatgagGTATTTTTGTAGGCTAAACCAGACGTTATTGGGACACTGGTTCCCTGCAAAAAAGCCTATTCTTTCTTTCCCaaagacttttggattatcacaaaaaaataagctctgtgtttaacaaaagtttattacacacgttttgtccaacaagttagATTGAACaaatctttaaaggggacatatcatgaaaatctgaatttttttccatgtttaagtgctataattgggtccccagtgcttctatcaacctagaaaatgtgaaaaaggtcaacccagtaacttagttttgataaaccattccttttaatgaattttgaagtaaaattttggctttttatatttctactgTAGTAAACGGATTTAGACTTCTTCAATTTGCATTCATCTGTAAAGATTAGTTTGTCGACAAACGTatacttttgttaaacacagatctTTTTTTcgcgataatccaaaagtctattggaaaaatgaatgggcttttttGTGAGGAAACCAGTGTCCTGTTAACttccgggttggcctacaaaaatatgtcatcacTGCGTCACTCTATTACCAATTACAATTGGTTTTatctatttttatttatgaatagCATGTAGCATTTTACTATCTTTACAAAGAATAAAATTAACTAatgaatttattttacatcagggatctaaatgttttatattccaccaaatgaaaaaatattgtCACATATAAATCTTGAACAATGTCTTACCGGTGATCTTGTCAGAACCTGTCCTCTAAGTTTCCATTCTCCAGGCACATCATCCTCTGAAATTTCCGTCTCAAAGTTGGCCTCCGTTTTCTCAACCACCTCCACACTGACAAGAGGCTTCAAAATCTCAGCTTCACGTTCTGAAAAGAAATTTGAAAGGATTATATGCAACAATGTCAGCAGGTATAAGCAAAAATCAACCTCAGTTCTCAGTTCAGTTGCACTTACCACCAAGAGTCAGTTTTGCTGCATATCTGCGGCCTTCGACCTCTATGGTATAGTCAGCAACATCATCAGGCTGGGCATTCTTGATTGTAAGAGTGACCTCTTTGCCTTCCTTCGTGACCTCGACTTTGCCCGTAGGGTCAGGAATGGGAATTTCCTCATCGCCCTTGAACCACTTCCAGTTGGGAGTGTCCTTGAAGAGCTCACCCTTGAATGTAGCTGTGGTCTTGGGCTTCACGTGCTGATCCCTCAAAGGTCTAACTAACCAATCCCTAACGACTTCTGTTGAAGACAAACATGCATACATTCACAGTGGGTCTTCATTCACAATATTCAGAGTTTTTTGAGATGATGTAATGTTCAATAATATTCATACCGATAATCTTGACGTTGGTTTGAGTTTTTATGTTTTCCAAACCCACAACCTCGCAACTGTAAACACCAGCATCCTCATCATTTGAGTCCTGGAGCGTGATGGTCTGTGAAAGCCCGATGATGTTGATTGCAAGTTTGCCAGTGGTTGGTTCGATCACTTCCCCATTCTTCTTCCAGATCACTTCCTTGTCCTTGCTCAGGTCACAGGTCAGATACATTGGCTGCCCCTTGATCACAGATGTTTCTTCTTCCAGATTCTTTGTGAATTTCACAGGTAACTCTGAGATGATGAAACAAATGCGACTTGAGTAATCACACATTATTTATACCACATAAAATCGATGCAGATAGGACATAACAATCAACAGGTGCTGTGCATACACTGAACTGTAACATCAAAACTTATtgtccccatgaaatcaaaactgacgaTTCCCTTTTTTTTACGGAATATTGCAGTTTTCATTAGAAATAATTAATCCGTGTGGGTCATTATtcgatttttttattcattcatgtgccctcataaacttTAATCAACATTTGAAAATGCACTATTGTGAGGATCCATCTCTAATGATGTCAGCTTGATGGACTAGGCGGGGCATCCGTTAACGCCACCCCCTCAGTCTGAGTTCCATTTCTAAATCAAACGCCTAATTTTCTATACCCAATCAATTCATAGTTGAAAACAAGCCACGCCCACTTTTTCCCTCATGTGACATTCCTTGTATGTGAAAAACGTCACAATACAGAAGTCAAGTCAATCGCGACTTCTTGTTCATTGAAGATGTGCGTTTACATTTTACTAGTAATATATATGCTCTATTATTTTTGTTGTGATTTGGATATACACATGTAAGTGTGTTATACATATGTAAAATATGAGCTGAGAGTAGCACTTCTTACTTTATCGCTCCCTAAGAAAAATCGCTTTATTGTTTTAATCTTCGTAATCttcgtgttgtttattttgcttgttatataaataaactacgtttaaagtactttgttgttatttattcttagcggagtttaccagaagttacgtattgaccacgaaagccgcttgtttatgttgttactgctgaaaccatctatatgtAAGATCTGATAATCATTATTGTCAATACTTATAAGTCTAATGTTATATCCAAAAAAGTATTGCAAATACCTTCCACTACAAGTCTAGCTGTTGAGGTCTTCTCTTTGTTGCCAAGCTTTGCAACACATGTGTACTCTCCGGTATCAGACAGCTGTACATCAATGATTTGCAGTTTGCGGTCTTTGCCATCAGAGGTGAATTTGTGTTTTGGATCCTCCCTCAGATTGTTGCCATCTTTCATCCAGCTGGTGATAGCGGTAGATGGAGAGATCTGACACTCGAATACAGCCGAGGAACCGATAGACTCGGCCTCCTGCAACACAATGTCCTGGAGCTCCGTCACAAACTTGAGTGGGACGGCTTTGAGCTGGTAGACAAAAGGAGATTCTGCCGGTGGTTTGTCACCTCCACCACCAGGTCTGAGCCCTCTACCCCTTCCGCCATCACCGGGAGAAGGAGTTTGTCTTGCTGCAATATGAGAGAAAAACTGTTGACATTTTTGGCACAGTGACAGTGTAAAcggttttgttaaaaaaattacaaatacaCTAAGACAAGATgaatataatacatttaatgataaacttACGTCTTAGTCCTCTGCCTCTTCCGAAAGGTGACTCATCCTTAGGTTTGCCATCTGTTAAAATATTATCTAGTAAGTAAATGCTAGAAAAAAACTATTGAAATAGCTTAGAAATATATATGTATGAACATTATTCATACTGCACAGTCGTATTGCACGGAGGACAAAGAGTGGattaatgaaacaaaacattcaCGTGTAACAAAACACAGACCAGGTCAAACACATGAGATGGACAACAGTCACAAACGACAAAACTGGACTCAATTGAGTCAAGACACTTTATCAAGAGGGGTTTGACATATATGACAAACAGAAGAATGCATGGACCAACAATTAATAACAAACAACATGAAGACACTTATGAAGAATAAAGAAGTTCGTTAAAGGGTAAAGATGGAAGTTGAGATGAGTTGATATTATTGGGAATGAGTTGTTTTAGGGAGCCATGAGATACCAATAGAGATACCTCTTTTGTCACCCATTCCTGGGGTTTCAACAGCCCCGTCTTCCAAGAGGTCATCAGAGTTCCCAGATCCATAACTGTCCCGAGGACCAAGTTCCCATCCCCAAGTTTCTTCATCAACTTCTTCCTCACCACACACTGCCTCTCCTTTATGTTCATGTACTTCTTCCTCTTGATGTGTAGGAATCTTGTGTACATGTAAAACACTGGGGGacatctcttttatcacctctttcATTGGCACTTTTTCTACACTTGTCTTCATAGGAATTTCCTGAGTAGTCTTTTCTTTAGGCGAGATTGTCTTTGGGACCTTTTTCAAAGTAACAGACCCGATCGAATCTTTGGGCGAAAGCTTTTTGGGTAATTTTGCACTGAGTTTTCTTTCCATTGGAATGGACTCAGCTTTTGGAGAAGGAGTATTTTTCAGCTCTCCAGGTTCTTCGGGTTTTAGTGATTTTTCTTCCTTCTCCTTCATTTTCTTTGGAGGAGAATCAGTCTTTTTGGAGATTTCTGGCTTCTCTTCTTTAACACTGGGTTTATCTACTTTTGGTGAGGGAGTTTTCTCTGTAATTTTCTTAGCTTCTACAGGTTTTAATTTAACCTTCTCTTTTTTCAGTTCTTCTTTTGGAATAATTCCTTCTTTTTTCAAGACTGTCTTCTCATCTTCCTTTGGTCTGTCCTCTGTTGACTTTACTGGGGTAGTAAGAGTCTTCATGGGGACATCTGACTTTTTGACATGTTCAGGCTCTTGTTTCTTCACCTTAATGATGGGTTCTTTTGAGACAACAGGTGTTTTAACGTTTTCAGCCTTTTCATAAGAGGACATCTCTTCCATTTTTGTCTTTGACATAGGCTCAAGCTTAACAATTTTTTCATCAAGTTTCTGAATTGTGGCAGTTTCATATGCCCAAGTATCTTCGGTAACTTCACAACTGCTGGCGATTTCAACTTCAGTGACCGCCTTTGAGAAAACCATCTCCTCCCCAACAATTTCTTCTTTCTCAGTTTTCCGTAGAAGTGGTCCTGGTTCTGTTTGCAATTCTTCATGAATTTTGCTTACTTTCTTAATTGATGTCACTTCACGATCTTCCTTGTGCTCTTTTACACTTCTAGTAACTTTCTTTACAGCTGCCGTTTCCCATTTGTCCTCTTTCACAGAAATTTTACTCGTTTGTTTAAGAAGTGCTTGAGAGGTGCTAGTTGTTTCTAAGACAATACATGTCACAATAATCacataacaaaaacattacaaacagTAGGACATAAAAGAGTTCACATATCACATGTATCACACTGCAGTGAATCCTTACCCTCATCATTACTATTATACAAACTGTAAGGTACAGTGTAGTTGTTTAAAACGTATGGTTTTACAGACAGGGATAAGACTAGTCCTAGATCAAAACCATTTttaagctgtccaaactgaaaacaacttgcactgacatatctttaaatacaccagtactctttgttttgcctcaaattcacacaaagtgtgttttagtaagacttgctttttgtttgtttatatttccaaattaaactaaggcctagtccttcagataatctctgtccgggaaaccaccccaaagtaTAAAAAACGAATGAATTATCTCCCAACCTAAATAAACTGTCATGTTAAACCCAGCTgtttaaaaagtaatattacaagaaaaaaatcatgaaacaaacaaaacaacactaACACTAATTTCAATATGATGAGATAATTAATTAATGTGGCTTATAAATAATTAATGAAATACCTTTGGGTGGAGGACCTGGAGCAGTGACAGGGCCGTCTGCATCTGTTTCAGAAATCATTGCAGATTTAACACATCAACACACATACATCAGTAAAAGATACTCAAAGATActggatataacaagattgagcactCATATTACTATGAATGGGggacaatgcaatgctcaataTGGCCGCTCTGGCGACAGGAGTCACACCTACCATTAAAAAAGGACCAATCATCAATCAATAAAAACTGACAATCTTAGGTGAGGGGCTTCGTACAGAGtcgcatgattttttttatttagcgcAAATCCTAGCGACTTATTGTACAATAATGATTTTTATGGAGTTAATTTTTGTTTAGAAACCCCTTAAAATTCCAGTGTAACGTGGgagcaaaaagctaaacaagtcacatatctttggaaagctgaAATTCTTGTGATTCGAATTATGTTAACCGTTTTAAGATACAATGAACACAGCTGGTACAATTTGTGTCCTTTTTAGGCATTTTTAAAGCCTTTTTAAGGAATGCTAAGGGGTTGATTGTGATTTTATCACATGAGTTTCGAGATATCTGTTTTTCCACATTCACatagataggactttagtcttgcatgattGAAATTACTGCCCGGAggcgttgcaaacatggccACCAAGTGGCGCGACTTCCCTAAAGGACTTGA
This genomic interval from Misgurnus anguillicaudatus chromosome 17, ASM2758022v2, whole genome shotgun sequence contains the following:
- the LOC141350215 gene encoding uncharacterized protein translates to MAPVEKKVLPPPKEPIVEKKPAPEAPKPTVAPVEKKVLPPPKEPTVEKKPAPETPEAPKPTVAPVEKKVLPPPKEPTVEKKPVPEAPKPTVAPIEKKVLPPPKEPTVERKAVPEAPKPTVAPVEKKVLPPPKEPTVEKKAVPEAPQPTVAPVEKKVLSPPKEPTVEKAPVPEAPKPTVAPVEQKILPPKEPIVEKTPETEAPKPTAAPLEPKLSPPTDADGPVTAPGPPPKETTSTSQALLKQTSKISVKEDKWETAAVKKVTRSVKEHKEDREVTSIKKVSKIHEELQTEPGPLLRKTEKEEIVGEEMVFSKAVTEVEIASSCEVTEDTWAYETATIQKLDEKIVKLEPMSKTKMEEMSSYEKAENVKTPVVSKEPIIKVKKQEPEHVKKSDVPMKTLTTPVKSTEDRPKEDEKTVLKKEGIIPKEELKKEKVKLKPVEAKKITEKTPSPKVDKPSVKEEKPEISKKTDSPPKKMKEKEEKSLKPEEPGELKNTPSPKAESIPMERKLSAKLPKKLSPKDSIGSVTLKKVPKTISPKEKTTQEIPMKTSVEKVPMKEVIKEMSPSVLHVHKIPTHQEEEVHEHKGEAVCGEEEVDEETWGWELGPRDSYGSGNSDDLLEDGAVETPGMGDKRGISIGISWLPKTTHSQ